One region of Anoplopoma fimbria isolate UVic2021 breed Golden Eagle Sablefish chromosome 10, Afim_UVic_2022, whole genome shotgun sequence genomic DNA includes:
- the rxrba gene encoding retinoic acid receptor RXR-beta-A isoform X1 codes for MGDSRDSHSPDSSSVSSPPSGQRSPLLVSSAAASMTSLPPITTTGVNSPISSIGSPFSVISSSLGSPCLPGTPSVGYGPISSPQINSTVSMSGLHAVSSSDDVKPPLGLKPHSPGPMLSQKRLCSICGDRSSGKHYGVYSCEGCKGFFKRTVRKDLTYTCRDNKDCMVDKRQRNRCQYCRYQKCLAMGMKREVAKMNDRSVQEERQRNREREGEVESTSAVNEEMPVEKILEAEMAVEQKTELHTDGSSGGSSPNDPVTNICQAADKQLFTLVEWAKRIPHFSELALDDQVILLRAGWNELLIASFSHRSISVKDGILLATGLHVHRNSAHSAGVGAIFDRAHNAEVGAIFDRVLTELVSKMRDMQMDKTELGCLRAIILFNPDAKALSNPSEVEQLRERVYASLESYCKQKYPDQQGRFAKLLLRLPALRSIGLKCLEHLFFFKLIGDTPIDTFLMEMLEAPHQLS; via the exons ATGGGAGATAGTAGAG ATTCCCACAGCCCAGACAGTTCGTCtgtctcctcccctccatcGGGGCAGCGCTCGCCCCTGCTGGTTTCCTCGGCTGCGGCTTCCATGACCTCCCTGCCTCCCATCACCACCACTGGGGTCAACAGCCCCATCAGTAGCATCGGCTCCCCCTTTTCCGTCATCAGCTCTTCACTGGGCTCGCCCTGCCTACCTGGCACGCCATCAGTGGGCTACGGCCCCATCAGCAGCCCGCAG ATCAACTCAACGGTGTCCATGTCAGGGCTCCACGCAGTGAGCAGCTCCGATGACGTGAAACCTCCGTTGGGCTTGAAGCCCCACAGCCCAGGGCCGATGCTTTCCCAGAAGCGCCTTTGTTCTATCTGCGGAGACAGATCTTCTG GTAAGCACTACGGTGTTTACAGCTGTGAGGGCTGTAAAGGCTTCTTCAAGCGCACAGTGCGCAAAGACTTGACCTACACCTGTCGGGACAATAAAGACTGTATGGTGGATAAGAGACAGAGGAACCGCTGCCAATACTGCCGCTACCAGAAGTGCCTGGCCATGGGCATGAAGAGAGAAG TGGCCAAGATGAACGACAGAT CTGTCCAAGAGGAACGGCAGAGGAACAGGGAacgagagggggaggtggagtcGACCAGTGCGGTGAACGAGGAGATGCCAGTGGAGAAGATTTTGGAAGCGGAGATGGCTGTTGAGCAGAAAACAGAACTTCACACAGACGGAAGTTCAGGTGGCAGCTCT CCGAACGATCCTGTCACCAACATCTGTCAGGCAGCAGACAAGCAGCTCTTCACCCTGGTGGAGTGGGCTAAGAGGATCCCTCACTTCTCTGAGCTGGCCCTGGACGACCAGGTCATCCTGCTACGTGCAG GCTGGAATGAGCTCCTGATTGCATCGTTCTCCCATCGCTCCATCTCCGTGAAGGATGGGATTCTACTGGCCACTGGCCTGCATGTTCACAGGAACAGCGCTCACAGTGCAGGCGTTGGAGCCATCTTTGACAG GGCGCACAATGCCGAGGTTGGGGCCATATTTGACAG ggtGTTGACAGAGCTTGTTAGCAAGATGAGAGACATGCAGATGGACAAGACTGAGCTTGGCTGCCTTCGAGCCATCATCCTCTTCAACCCAG ATGCCAAGGCTTTGTCCAATCCCAGCGAGGTggagcagctgagagagagGGTGTACGCATCGCTCGAGTCCTACTGCAAACAGAAATACCCAGATCAGCAGGGCAG ATTTGCAAAGCTCCTCCTCCGGCTCCCAGCGCTGCGCTCCATTGGTCTGAAGTGCCTGGAGCACCTGTTCTTCTTTAAACTGATTGGCGACACGCCCATCGACACCTTCCTGATGGAGATGCTGGAGGCCCCCCACCAGCTAAGCTAG
- the rxrba gene encoding retinoic acid receptor RXR-beta-A isoform X2, with the protein MGDSRDSHSPDSSSVSSPPSGQRSPLLVSSAAASMTSLPPITTTGVNSPISSIGSPFSVISSSLGSPCLPGTPSVGYGPISSPQINSTVSMSGLHAVSSSDDVKPPLGLKPHSPGPMLSQKRLCSICGDRSSGKHYGVYSCEGCKGFFKRTVRKDLTYTCRDNKDCMVDKRQRNRCQYCRYQKCLAMGMKREAVQEERQRNREREGEVESTSAVNEEMPVEKILEAEMAVEQKTELHTDGSSGGSSPNDPVTNICQAADKQLFTLVEWAKRIPHFSELALDDQVILLRAGWNELLIASFSHRSISVKDGILLATGLHVHRNSAHSAGVGAIFDRAHNAEVGAIFDRVLTELVSKMRDMQMDKTELGCLRAIILFNPDAKALSNPSEVEQLRERVYASLESYCKQKYPDQQGRFAKLLLRLPALRSIGLKCLEHLFFFKLIGDTPIDTFLMEMLEAPHQLS; encoded by the exons ATGGGAGATAGTAGAG ATTCCCACAGCCCAGACAGTTCGTCtgtctcctcccctccatcGGGGCAGCGCTCGCCCCTGCTGGTTTCCTCGGCTGCGGCTTCCATGACCTCCCTGCCTCCCATCACCACCACTGGGGTCAACAGCCCCATCAGTAGCATCGGCTCCCCCTTTTCCGTCATCAGCTCTTCACTGGGCTCGCCCTGCCTACCTGGCACGCCATCAGTGGGCTACGGCCCCATCAGCAGCCCGCAG ATCAACTCAACGGTGTCCATGTCAGGGCTCCACGCAGTGAGCAGCTCCGATGACGTGAAACCTCCGTTGGGCTTGAAGCCCCACAGCCCAGGGCCGATGCTTTCCCAGAAGCGCCTTTGTTCTATCTGCGGAGACAGATCTTCTG GTAAGCACTACGGTGTTTACAGCTGTGAGGGCTGTAAAGGCTTCTTCAAGCGCACAGTGCGCAAAGACTTGACCTACACCTGTCGGGACAATAAAGACTGTATGGTGGATAAGAGACAGAGGAACCGCTGCCAATACTGCCGCTACCAGAAGTGCCTGGCCATGGGCATGAAGAGAGAAG CTGTCCAAGAGGAACGGCAGAGGAACAGGGAacgagagggggaggtggagtcGACCAGTGCGGTGAACGAGGAGATGCCAGTGGAGAAGATTTTGGAAGCGGAGATGGCTGTTGAGCAGAAAACAGAACTTCACACAGACGGAAGTTCAGGTGGCAGCTCT CCGAACGATCCTGTCACCAACATCTGTCAGGCAGCAGACAAGCAGCTCTTCACCCTGGTGGAGTGGGCTAAGAGGATCCCTCACTTCTCTGAGCTGGCCCTGGACGACCAGGTCATCCTGCTACGTGCAG GCTGGAATGAGCTCCTGATTGCATCGTTCTCCCATCGCTCCATCTCCGTGAAGGATGGGATTCTACTGGCCACTGGCCTGCATGTTCACAGGAACAGCGCTCACAGTGCAGGCGTTGGAGCCATCTTTGACAG GGCGCACAATGCCGAGGTTGGGGCCATATTTGACAG ggtGTTGACAGAGCTTGTTAGCAAGATGAGAGACATGCAGATGGACAAGACTGAGCTTGGCTGCCTTCGAGCCATCATCCTCTTCAACCCAG ATGCCAAGGCTTTGTCCAATCCCAGCGAGGTggagcagctgagagagagGGTGTACGCATCGCTCGAGTCCTACTGCAAACAGAAATACCCAGATCAGCAGGGCAG ATTTGCAAAGCTCCTCCTCCGGCTCCCAGCGCTGCGCTCCATTGGTCTGAAGTGCCTGGAGCACCTGTTCTTCTTTAAACTGATTGGCGACACGCCCATCGACACCTTCCTGATGGAGATGCTGGAGGCCCCCCACCAGCTAAGCTAG
- the rxrba gene encoding retinoic acid receptor RXR-beta-A isoform X3 has product MGDSRDSHSPDSSSVSSPPSGQRSPLLVSSAAASMTSLPPITTTGVNSPISSIGSPFSVISSSLGSPCLPGTPSVGYGPISSPQINSTVSMSGLHAVSSSDDVKPPLGLKPHSPGPMLSQKRLCSICGDRSSGKHYGVYSCEGCKGFFKRTVRKDLTYTCRDNKDCMVDKRQRNRCQYCRYQKCLAMGMKREVAKMNDRSVQEERQRNREREGEVESTSAVNEEMPVEKILEAEMAVEQKTELHTDGSSGGSSPNDPVTNICQAADKQLFTLVEWAKRIPHFSELALDDQVILLRAGWNELLIASFSHRSISVKDGILLATGLHVHRNSAHSAGVGAIFDRPVSLRSRNSYSTITGKQNVNMITAMPASPAFCMIASTIICFFVKFHVFEISLERDNEITRIITFFIVIDRS; this is encoded by the exons ATGGGAGATAGTAGAG ATTCCCACAGCCCAGACAGTTCGTCtgtctcctcccctccatcGGGGCAGCGCTCGCCCCTGCTGGTTTCCTCGGCTGCGGCTTCCATGACCTCCCTGCCTCCCATCACCACCACTGGGGTCAACAGCCCCATCAGTAGCATCGGCTCCCCCTTTTCCGTCATCAGCTCTTCACTGGGCTCGCCCTGCCTACCTGGCACGCCATCAGTGGGCTACGGCCCCATCAGCAGCCCGCAG ATCAACTCAACGGTGTCCATGTCAGGGCTCCACGCAGTGAGCAGCTCCGATGACGTGAAACCTCCGTTGGGCTTGAAGCCCCACAGCCCAGGGCCGATGCTTTCCCAGAAGCGCCTTTGTTCTATCTGCGGAGACAGATCTTCTG GTAAGCACTACGGTGTTTACAGCTGTGAGGGCTGTAAAGGCTTCTTCAAGCGCACAGTGCGCAAAGACTTGACCTACACCTGTCGGGACAATAAAGACTGTATGGTGGATAAGAGACAGAGGAACCGCTGCCAATACTGCCGCTACCAGAAGTGCCTGGCCATGGGCATGAAGAGAGAAG TGGCCAAGATGAACGACAGAT CTGTCCAAGAGGAACGGCAGAGGAACAGGGAacgagagggggaggtggagtcGACCAGTGCGGTGAACGAGGAGATGCCAGTGGAGAAGATTTTGGAAGCGGAGATGGCTGTTGAGCAGAAAACAGAACTTCACACAGACGGAAGTTCAGGTGGCAGCTCT CCGAACGATCCTGTCACCAACATCTGTCAGGCAGCAGACAAGCAGCTCTTCACCCTGGTGGAGTGGGCTAAGAGGATCCCTCACTTCTCTGAGCTGGCCCTGGACGACCAGGTCATCCTGCTACGTGCAG GCTGGAATGAGCTCCTGATTGCATCGTTCTCCCATCGCTCCATCTCCGTGAAGGATGGGATTCTACTGGCCACTGGCCTGCATGTTCACAGGAACAGCGCTCACAGTGCAGGCGTTGGAGCCATCTTTGACAG GCCTGTTAGTTTGAGATCCAGAAACTCTTATTCCACTATCACCGGAAAACAAAACGTGAACATGATTACGGCCATGCCGGCCTCTCCAGCCTTCTGCATGATTGCATCAACcatcatttgtttctttgtgaaattccatgtttttgaaatatcacTAGAAAGAGATAATGAGATAACTCGTatcataactttttttattgttattgatagGAGTTAA